From the genome of Geminocystis herdmanii PCC 6308, one region includes:
- a CDS encoding AbrB family transcriptional regulator → MILSHVRCGIELSLLIVFALILALIGDIFHLPIPWLLIPIVVSIIWSMVKNGHNSFIPKPFSIIGQGITAVFTASRFTPDVLTGSKDYFVPLIICIVVTSLLSLFNGYLIYKFTDIDFTTSFLGCIPGAGHSLVAMSEDMGADAITVAILQYLRIIMVSVIVPTIVSFFNTPVNQINIMPHHQLLPSLPLPINLLILTLSTIFGVKIVNLLKIPSNLFLGAFISSLLLFSFFPYEIIIPQSIFRGGLLLLGLSIGVKFEIHTMQKLFKAVFLEIILVLILIGTCFVAGYWFHLVTKIDTLTAILGSTPGGLTAMMATVIELGGNSGFVLTMQMTRMLLILLLTPIIGSYFIKKNNGDSI, encoded by the coding sequence ATGATATTATCTCATGTGCGTTGTGGAATTGAGCTTAGTTTATTGATTGTTTTTGCTTTAATTTTAGCTTTGATTGGGGATATTTTTCATTTACCGATTCCATGGCTATTAATACCAATAGTTGTAAGTATAATTTGGTCGATGGTTAAAAATGGACATAATTCATTTATTCCTAAGCCTTTTAGTATCATCGGACAAGGTATTACAGCGGTTTTTACGGCTAGTCGTTTTACTCCTGATGTGTTGACGGGGAGTAAGGATTATTTTGTACCTTTGATTATATGTATTGTTGTCACGAGTCTTTTAAGTTTGTTTAATGGTTATTTAATTTATAAATTTACTGATATTGATTTTACGACTAGCTTTTTAGGGTGTATTCCGGGCGCTGGGCATAGTTTAGTGGCTATGAGTGAAGATATGGGGGCTGATGCTATTACGGTGGCAATTTTACAGTATCTCAGGATTATTATGGTTTCGGTTATTGTACCGACGATCGTCAGTTTTTTCAATACTCCTGTTAATCAGATTAACATTATGCCACATCATCAATTATTACCGTCTCTACCTCTGCCGATAAATCTTCTAATTTTAACTTTATCAACGATATTTGGGGTGAAAATAGTAAATTTGCTTAAAATCCCTTCAAATCTTTTTTTGGGAGCTTTTATCAGCAGTTTACTGTTGTTTTCATTTTTTCCTTATGAGATTATTATTCCTCAATCAATTTTTCGGGGAGGATTATTGTTGTTAGGGTTATCGATCGGGGTAAAATTTGAAATACACACTATGCAAAAATTATTTAAGGCGGTTTTTTTAGAGATAATTTTAGTTTTAATTTTAATTGGTACTTGCTTTGTGGCGGGATATTGGTTTCATCTGGTGACAAAAATTGACACTTTGACGGCTATATTAGGTTCGACTCCGGGAGGATTAACTGCGATGATGGCTACAGTTATTGAGTTAGGAGGAAATTCTGGTTTTGTGTTAACAATGCAGATGACAAGAATGCTGTTAATTTTGTTGTTAACTCCAATTATTGGTAGCTATTTTATTAAGAAAAATAATGGTGATTCTATTTAG
- a CDS encoding carbohydrate ABC transporter permease: MDIFKKPNLIAWLFLAPALTFLTIFLFFPIIFLIYLSFTNGNIVAGKWIGLANYRRLIIDSDFRQIIFNTAYFSIVTIIPSIIIPLALSILLNQNIIFRGFFRTAYFIPSITSLVAMGLGFRWLFQNNGPINEFLSSLNIIPIPWLNSTFWAMPILIIFSTWRQIGFNLVVFLAGLQAIPQSRYEAAELDGAKFWAKLWYITLPALKPTLIFATITTSIFTFRSFEQVYIITNGGPSNSTNILSYYIYEQAFRQFNFGYASASTTILLLIALILVILQLTIWRD, encoded by the coding sequence TTGGATATTTTCAAAAAACCTAACCTAATAGCTTGGTTATTTCTTGCACCAGCCTTAACTTTTCTGACAATATTTCTTTTTTTCCCCATTATTTTCCTAATCTATCTTAGCTTTACCAACGGTAACATAGTCGCAGGTAAATGGATAGGGTTAGCAAATTATCGAAGATTAATCATTGATTCTGATTTTCGTCAAATAATATTCAATACAGCCTATTTTTCGATCGTCACCATCATCCCCAGCATTATAATTCCATTAGCATTAAGTATCCTCTTAAATCAAAACATAATTTTCAGAGGATTTTTTCGCACCGCCTACTTTATCCCTAGCATCACCTCCTTAGTTGCCATGGGTTTAGGTTTTCGCTGGTTATTTCAAAATAATGGACCCATTAACGAATTTTTATCATCATTAAATATTATCCCTATTCCTTGGCTAAATAGTACATTTTGGGCGATGCCCATACTAATAATTTTTAGTACATGGAGACAAATCGGCTTTAACCTAGTCGTCTTTTTAGCCGGATTACAAGCCATTCCCCAATCCCGTTACGAAGCCGCCGAATTAGATGGAGCAAAATTTTGGGCAAAACTTTGGTATATAACCCTACCCGCCTTAAAACCAACCCTAATATTTGCCACCATAACCACATCTATTTTCACATTTCGATCGTTCGAGCAAGTATATATCATAACCAATGGAGGGCCATCCAACTCCACCAATATACTTTCCTACTATATATATGAACAAGCCTTTCGCCAATTTAACTTCGGTTACGCCTCAGCTAGTACAACTATTCTATTGTTGATTGCCCTTATTCTCGTCATTCTTCAACTAACCATCTGGCGAGACTAA
- the rpmG gene encoding 50S ribosomal protein L33, translating into MASKKGVRLIITLECTECRTNLDKRSKGVSRYTTMKNRRNTTGRLELKKFCTHCNKHTIHKEIK; encoded by the coding sequence ATGGCAAGTAAAAAAGGTGTCCGTTTAATTATCACTCTTGAATGCACCGAGTGTCGTACTAATCTCGATAAGCGTTCTAAAGGTGTTTCTCGTTATACCACTATGAAAAATAGACGCAATACCACCGGCAGATTAGAATTAAAAAAATTCTGTACCCATTGCAACAAACATACTATTCA